CAAGCCGACGCCCGCCATGCTCAAGGGACTCGACCTGCTGCTGTTCGACGTGCAGGACATCGGCTGCCGCTATTACACTTACCTGAACACGCTCGGCTATGTCATGGAAGCGGCTGCCGAAGCTGGCATTCAAGTGGTTGTGCTCGACCGGCCGAACCCGCTCGGCGGGCGTGTCATCGAGGGTCCGGTGCTGGAGCCGGCCATCCGTTCATTCGTGGGGCGCTACCCGGTGCCGGTTCGCTACGGGCTGACGATTGGCGAGATGGCGCGCTTCATCAACGCCGAGTGCGGCATCGGGTGCCGCTTGCGCGTGGTGGTTGTGGACGGGTGGACGCGCGGCCAGTGGTTCGACCGTACCGGCCTGCCGTGGGTGCCGACTTCGCCGAACGTGCCGACCTTCGCGACGACGATCGTCTACCCCGGCACGTGCCTGTTCGAGGGGACGAATGTCAGCGAGGGGCGCGGCACCACCAAGCCGTTCGAGCTGATCGGCGCGCCGTGGCTCGACGCGCACGCGCTCGCCGCCGATCTGAATAAGCGCGCCCTGCCTGGGGCGCGCTTCCGCGCGGCATCGTTCGTACCGACGTTTGGTAAGTTCGTCGGCGTCGCGTGTCATGGCGTGCAGGTGCACGTGACCGACCGCGCACGTCTGCGCGCGTTCACGGTCGGCCTGCACATGGTCGACGCATGCCGTCGCCAGAATCCCGGCGCGTTTGAGTTTCTGGCATCTTCGTGGGAGGGGCCGGAGCCTCACTTCGATCTGTTGACTGGCATGCCACGACTGCGCCAGTTGCTCGCCGCGGACGCGCCAATGGCCGAGGTTACGGCGGCGTGGCAAGCGCCCGGCAGCGCGCCGGCACGGATCGCGCGCGACTACCGGCGACGAGCGCGGGAGTTCTGGCTGTACGACTAGCGGACCTATTAGGGAGAATCACCCATGAAACGTTCCAATTGGGTGGTTTGCGAAATGACCTGTCACCGTTCCGAACGGGCTGCACGCAGGTTCTCGAACATGTCGCAGTCACGTCGGACAAGCTGTGCGGCCCGTCGTGTAGAGGCAGGTCTTTGACCTGCCCATCGGACAGGCCAAAGGCCTGTCCCTACATGCGGCGAGTACCTTTCCTTGCTTTGTGGAATTTCAATATACCCACGGGATCAGCTTCTTCACGCGCTGGCGATAGGCAGGGTAGTCCGGGTACTTCTCGGCCAGCCAGCGTTCTTCCAGTCGCGACTTCATATCAAAGAAGACGAAGAGCAACACAGCCGCCGCCAGTGTCAATAGGCCGGTGTTCCATAGTGCCCAACCGACCGCGGCGATGATCAGTCCCGCGTAGATCGGGTGCCGCACGAGCGCATAGGCGCCGGACGTGACCAGTTGCCCGCGCTCGAGCGGCCGGGGAAACGCCGTCAAGCTCTCGCCCAGGTGCAGGAGGCCCGCGATGCCGAGCGCGCCGCCTGCGACCATCAGCGCAAAGCCGGGCCAGGCCAGCCACGACGGCAGGTATGCCTGCTCCACCAACGGCGCCAGCCCGACCAGCGCCATCGCAATGAATTGCAGCGCCACCCATCCCTCGCCACGTTTGCCCATGCGTTCTTGCCTTTCGGATTATTGTTGCGCCGGTCGCTTGTGTCCCGCCACCCAGTGCGGGTCATCGCGATCGTGGAACCACCAGTGGTCGCTCGGTGTTGAGAGAATCTCTTCGGCTAGCGTGCGGCCGGCATCGGTCTGCAGCCGGGCCAGCAACGGGCCGATCCAGTTGTCGGCACGCGGATTGCCCAGATCGGCCTCTTCTTTGAGGACGAGCAGCAACTCCAGTTGATCGGCGTCGCGCGCCAGCCGTGCTTCCAGCGTCTCGCGCGCCTCGAATTCGCGCACGCGCGCGACGATCTGATCGCCGTAGGGCCATGCCTGCTCGCCGTCGCGCAGAACGCCTTCCAGATCTTCGTGAACATAGCGGCGCGCCACGTAGTTCTGGTCGCCGGTGCGTGCTTCGGGCAGGTCGTGGAACATCACGAGGTGCAACAGCTTCAACTCGTCCACCAACTCGGCGCTCATGCGCGCCAGCAGGAACGCGACATGCAGCATGCGGTGGCTGTGCTCGGCGACCGACTGCCGAGCCGAGCCGAGAAATTGAAAACCGGTGCGTGGGG
The Chloroflexota bacterium genome window above contains:
- a CDS encoding HD domain-containing protein; the protein is MTHSADYLHEVGMLNRTPRTGFQFLGSARQSVAEHSHRMLHVAFLLARMSAELVDELKLLHLVMFHDLPEARTGDQNYVARRYVHEDLEGVLRDGEQAWPYGDQIVARVREFEARETLEARLARDADQLELLLVLKEEADLGNPRADNWIGPLLARLQTDAGRTLAEEILSTPSDHWWFHDRDDPHWVAGHKRPAQQ
- a CDS encoding isoprenylcysteine carboxylmethyltransferase family protein — its product is MGKRGEGWVALQFIAMALVGLAPLVEQAYLPSWLAWPGFALMVAGGALGIAGLLHLGESLTAFPRPLERGQLVTSGAYALVRHPIYAGLIIAAVGWALWNTGLLTLAAAVLLFVFFDMKSRLEERWLAEKYPDYPAYRQRVKKLIPWVY
- a CDS encoding DUF1343 domain-containing protein, which encodes MAVARAVPGIENLLKRERRLLRGKRIGLVTNPTGVLPDLTTTADALAALPGARLAALFGPEHGIRGDVQDALAVGSGVDAHTGIPVHSLYGDHRKPTPAMLKGLDLLLFDVQDIGCRYYTYLNTLGYVMEAAAEAGIQVVVLDRPNPLGGRVIEGPVLEPAIRSFVGRYPVPVRYGLTIGEMARFINAECGIGCRLRVVVVDGWTRGQWFDRTGLPWVPTSPNVPTFATTIVYPGTCLFEGTNVSEGRGTTKPFELIGAPWLDAHALAADLNKRALPGARFRAASFVPTFGKFVGVACHGVQVHVTDRARLRAFTVGLHMVDACRRQNPGAFEFLASSWEGPEPHFDLLTGMPRLRQLLAADAPMAEVTAAWQAPGSAPARIARDYRRRAREFWLYD